The following proteins come from a genomic window of Alphaproteobacteria bacterium:
- the lgt gene encoding prolipoprotein diacylglyceryl transferase, with translation MLQFPNISPIAFSIAGFDIYWYGLAYVATIFLGAKQCKYYAKKYYPKLVNIEDAIPLIVLGILIGGRLGCIVFYDIGYYLSHPLEMLKRSGMAFHGGLIGAFVGVWLFSRKIEQPLLSVTDIISAPAPLAGIFIRLANFINGELYGRPTSVAWGMIFPRSDGQIRHPSQLYEMFFEGMVLYIVTNIVYIKFHKMRGIPTGIAVLLYGIFRFIVEFFREPDGMVWVFTKGQFLCIPMIILGFVVIYSSTTKNK, from the coding sequence ATGCTTCAATTCCCCAATATAAGCCCCATCGCCTTCTCAATTGCAGGTTTTGACATATACTGGTATGGCCTTGCCTATGTTGCAACAATTTTTCTGGGTGCAAAACAGTGTAAATATTATGCAAAAAAATACTACCCTAAACTTGTAAATATTGAAGATGCTATTCCTTTAATTGTGCTTGGAATCCTTATAGGAGGTCGCTTAGGATGTATTGTATTTTATGACATAGGATATTATCTTTCACACCCTCTAGAGATGCTAAAGCGCAGCGGCATGGCCTTTCATGGCGGATTAATTGGAGCTTTTGTTGGGGTATGGCTATTTAGTCGTAAAATCGAACAACCTCTTTTGTCTGTCACAGATATTATCTCAGCCCCCGCCCCACTTGCTGGTATATTTATAAGACTTGCAAATTTTATCAATGGCGAGCTTTATGGACGCCCAACCTCAGTAGCTTGGGGCATGATTTTCCCTAGAAGTGACGGACAAATCAGACATCCAAGTCAATTATATGAGATGTTTTTCGAAGGCATGGTTTTGTATATCGTTACGAACATTGTTTATATCAAATTCCATAAAATGCGAGGCATACCTACGGGTATCGCGGTTTTATTGTACGGCATTTTCAGATTCATAGTGGAATTTTTTAGAGAGCCGGATGGAATGGTTTGGGTATTTACCAAAGGACAATTTTTATGCATTCCAATGATCATTTTAGGTTTTGTTGTTATTTATTCTTCTACCACTAAAAATAAGTAA
- the potA gene encoding polyamine ABC transporter ATP-binding protein: MAVTIKRNRPLNPWEDKEKTPYIEIESVTKSFDDHHEAVSRVSLSIYEGEFFSLLGPSGCGKTTLLRLLAGFETPTSGKIFIDGVDISQQPPYKRPVNMMFQSYALFPHMSVYDNIAFGLQFDNLSKAEVHDRVYEVLDLVQMKHYIRRKPHELSGGQRQRVALARSLAKHPKLILLDEPMAALDRNLREDTQFELVDIQERVGITFIMVTHDQEEAMTMSSRVAIMQEGAIVQVGTPHEIYEFPHSQYVADFIGTVNIFEGIVTGQSDENILIDSNDIGCKLMITCTATVPIGSHVSIALRPEKIIINKQLAKKDVNATKGTVKDIAYLGDMSIYHIELETGKVVQASMPNLYRLTERDVTWEDEVYISWKPENGVVLTS, encoded by the coding sequence ATGGCCGTCACAATCAAAAGAAATAGACCCTTAAATCCTTGGGAAGATAAAGAAAAAACGCCTTATATTGAAATTGAATCTGTTACAAAATCGTTTGATGATCATCATGAAGCCGTCAGTAGAGTTTCTTTATCAATTTATGAAGGTGAATTTTTCTCTTTACTTGGTCCTTCGGGATGTGGAAAAACCACTTTGTTAAGGCTTCTAGCAGGATTTGAAACCCCTACTTCAGGCAAAATCTTCATTGACGGTGTAGATATCTCCCAACAACCACCTTATAAAAGACCTGTGAATATGATGTTTCAATCATACGCCCTATTCCCCCACATGTCAGTCTACGATAATATTGCTTTTGGCTTGCAGTTTGATAATTTATCTAAAGCAGAGGTGCATGACCGGGTTTATGAAGTGCTAGATCTTGTGCAAATGAAACATTATATAAGGCGCAAGCCACATGAGTTATCAGGCGGACAAAGACAGCGCGTTGCCCTTGCAAGAAGCCTCGCTAAACATCCAAAGCTTATTCTTTTAGATGAGCCTATGGCTGCGCTTGATCGAAATCTTAGAGAGGATACGCAGTTTGAACTTGTGGATATCCAAGAACGCGTTGGGATTACATTCATTATGGTAACACATGATCAAGAAGAAGCTATGACAATGTCCTCACGAGTCGCTATTATGCAAGAAGGCGCCATTGTACAAGTTGGAACACCTCATGAAATTTACGAATTTCCTCATTCACAATATGTAGCCGACTTCATCGGAACAGTGAATATCTTTGAGGGGATTGTTACAGGTCAGTCTGATGAAAATATCTTGATTGATTCTAACGATATTGGATGTAAACTTATGATCACATGCACAGCAACAGTGCCAATTGGTTCTCATGTGAGTATTGCCTTACGACCTGAGAAAATTATTATTAACAAACAACTTGCAAAAAAAGATGTGAACGCAACCAAAGGCACTGTGAAAGATATTGCCTACCTGGGCGATATGTCTATTTATCACATTGAACTGGAAACAGGAAAGGTTGTGCAAGCTTCCATGCCAAATCTCTATCGCTTAACAGAGCGAGATGTCACATGGGAAGATGAAGTATATATCAGCTGGAAACCAGAGAATGGAGTGGTTTTAACAAGCTAA
- a CDS encoding ABC-F family ATP-binding cassette domain-containing protein: MIILENISKAFGYRGLLKNINYTCPVKARIALIGNNGEGKTTLLNIICGFDTEFDGKVIKPKTLRLGYLPQIANPYPKTTILKEALDGADELNEIISERDQLLEEMTKDYSQDKFDRYEILEQKFQHLEGYKIEEDVKKLLKGFGFDEEQFEEPVDMLSGGWRMRLEFVKMLINRPNFLVLDEPTNHLDLPSIEWFESYLKDFDGTVLFVSHDKDLLNRLATHILHLKQGKLTSYVGNFDAFLDAFTLKQSQNAKFEKHLQDQYTHIEKFVDRFRYKPSKARQVQSRLKMLTKLKALETDIEFDNLSETMNLRLDNPTPSGKFVVKADKLEIGYDYALIKPLSFNIVKGNRVAILGANGLGKSTLLKTLLGRQKPLGGSIESGHNVIPGYFAQEHLEGLQEGLTIIENLNDAAPNMKELEIRSLLASLGISGDDIFKPVRVLSGGEKSRVALASILAQKPNTLFLDEPTNHLDLSACENLANALCEFTGTVIFVSHNRSFIHTVATHQLYLKKYQKVHLEEV, from the coding sequence ATGATAATTTTAGAAAATATATCAAAAGCTTTTGGATATAGGGGTTTACTAAAGAATATTAATTACACTTGTCCTGTAAAAGCCAGAATTGCCTTGATTGGAAACAATGGGGAGGGCAAAACAACTTTATTGAATATTATATGTGGTTTTGATACTGAGTTTGATGGAAAAGTAATCAAACCAAAAACTTTACGATTAGGTTATTTACCACAGATTGCAAATCCTTATCCCAAGACGACAATATTAAAAGAGGCGTTAGATGGAGCTGATGAGTTGAATGAAATTATTTCAGAACGAGATCAGCTTCTTGAGGAGATGACAAAAGACTATTCCCAAGATAAATTTGATCGCTATGAAATTTTGGAGCAAAAATTTCAACATCTCGAAGGATACAAGATCGAAGAAGATGTGAAAAAACTCTTGAAAGGTTTTGGGTTTGATGAAGAGCAGTTTGAAGAGCCTGTAGATATGTTATCAGGCGGATGGAGAATGCGTCTTGAATTTGTGAAGATGTTAATTAATCGACCTAATTTTCTTGTGTTAGATGAGCCGACCAACCACTTGGATTTGCCGAGTATTGAATGGTTTGAGTCTTACTTGAAAGATTTTGATGGCACAGTTTTGTTTGTATCTCATGACAAGGATTTGCTGAATAGATTAGCAACGCATATTTTGCATTTAAAGCAAGGAAAGCTTACCTCCTATGTGGGTAACTTTGATGCATTTTTAGATGCGTTTACTTTAAAGCAATCACAAAATGCAAAGTTTGAGAAACACTTACAGGACCAGTACACACATATTGAGAAATTTGTGGATCGGTTTCGATACAAGCCATCTAAAGCAAGACAGGTCCAATCTCGATTAAAAATGCTCACAAAGTTAAAAGCACTTGAAACAGATATTGAATTTGATAATTTGAGTGAAACGATGAATTTGCGTCTTGATAATCCAACGCCTTCAGGAAAGTTTGTTGTGAAGGCGGATAAGTTAGAGATCGGCTATGATTACGCTTTAATCAAACCTCTTTCTTTTAATATTGTAAAAGGGAATCGCGTAGCAATTCTTGGTGCGAATGGTCTAGGTAAATCAACCTTGTTGAAAACGTTATTGGGTAGGCAAAAACCTTTAGGGGGATCTATAGAATCAGGACATAATGTTATCCCAGGATATTTTGCGCAAGAGCATTTAGAGGGATTGCAAGAAGGGTTGACTATTATAGAAAATCTTAATGATGCAGCACCAAATATGAAAGAGCTTGAAATACGAAGTCTTCTTGCTAGTCTGGGTATCTCTGGAGATGATATCTTTAAACCGGTTCGTGTATTATCAGGGGGTGAGAAAAGTCGTGTGGCGTTGGCATCTATCCTTGCACAAAAGCCGAACACGTTGTTTTTAGACGAACCAACAAACCACCTAGATCTCTCGGCATGTGAAAATTTAGCAAATGCTTTGTGTGAGTTCACAGGAACTGTGATTTTTGTGAGTCATAACCGCTCTTTTATTCATACGGTTGCAACGCATCAGCTTTATCTAAAGAAATATCAAAAAGTCCATTTAGAGGAAGTTTAG
- the rplQ gene encoding 50S ribosomal protein L17 → MRHRVRGRKLNRTSSHRLALLRNMAVSLIQHKQIQSTLPKCKELRPFVEKLVTIARKNDLHARRLLLSKLGPNKLEAVNELMVLATDRYQGRPGGFTRILKNGYRYGDNAPKGVIMFVEEDTKPKAKKDKPAKPSKETAEKKEEAESKDQSAA, encoded by the coding sequence ATGAGACATAGAGTTAGAGGAAGAAAGTTAAATCGCACATCTTCCCATAGATTGGCGTTGTTGCGTAATATGGCTGTGTCTTTAATTCAGCATAAGCAAATTCAGTCAACTTTACCAAAATGTAAAGAATTAAGGCCGTTTGTTGAGAAACTTGTGACCATCGCGCGTAAAAATGATTTGCATGCACGTCGTTTGTTGTTGTCAAAATTAGGCCCAAATAAGCTTGAGGCTGTAAATGAATTAATGGTTTTAGCGACAGATCGTTATCAAGGTCGTCCAGGGGGATTCACGCGTATTTTGAAAAATGGATATCGTTATGGAGATAACGCCCCCAAAGGCGTGATTATGTTTGTGGAAGAAGATACAAAGCCAAAAGCTAAAAAAGATAAACCAGCAAAACCATCTAAAGAGACAGCAGAAAAAAAGGAAGAAGCGGAATCTAAAGATCAGTCCGCTGCTTAA
- a CDS encoding DNA-directed RNA polymerase subunit alpha codes for MIEKNWKSLVKPNGLDVKYLDDTLNHAEVVIEPLEKGYGFTLGNALRRVMLSSLQGAAIVAVRVNGVLHEFSTIPGVKEDYINVVLNLKSVIVQMDADTQKTLKISASGPKEVLAKHIDLPSGVEIINKDQYICHVEEGYDLEMELIVRKGKGYKSASEHTFDDLPLGTIPIDAIFSPVERVFYDVQSARVGQSIGYDKLILNIKTDGSMKPEDALACAAKISQDQMSVFINFEDEGPSSKTKEKELLWDPNLLRRIDDLELSVRSMNCLKNDNIKYVGDLVQRTEVEMMKTPNFGRKSLVEIKSLLKSMGLSFGMALRDWPPEDIEALSFKVKKEAAKKSMMPYEI; via the coding sequence ATGATTGAGAAGAATTGGAAGTCATTGGTAAAGCCAAATGGTTTGGATGTGAAATATCTAGATGATACATTGAATCATGCTGAGGTTGTGATTGAGCCTTTAGAGAAAGGTTATGGATTTACTTTAGGAAACGCTTTAAGGCGTGTTATGCTCTCTTCTCTTCAAGGCGCTGCTATCGTTGCTGTTCGTGTAAACGGTGTTTTGCATGAGTTTTCTACGATTCCAGGGGTGAAAGAGGATTATATTAATGTCGTTCTGAATTTGAAGTCTGTTATTGTTCAGATGGATGCGGATACACAAAAGACATTAAAAATTTCTGCTTCTGGACCAAAAGAAGTTTTGGCAAAACATATCGACTTGCCTTCTGGTGTGGAGATTATCAACAAAGACCAATATATTTGCCATGTTGAAGAGGGTTATGACCTTGAGATGGAATTGATTGTAAGAAAAGGAAAGGGTTACAAGTCGGCAAGTGAACATACTTTTGATGACTTACCTTTAGGAACAATTCCAATTGATGCAATTTTCTCTCCTGTTGAGCGTGTTTTTTATGATGTGCAAAGTGCGCGTGTTGGTCAATCTATCGGTTATGATAAATTGATTTTAAACATTAAAACAGATGGTTCCATGAAGCCAGAAGACGCTTTAGCTTGCGCAGCGAAAATCTCACAAGATCAGATGTCTGTGTTTATCAACTTTGAAGACGAAGGACCTTCCTCAAAGACAAAAGAAAAAGAATTACTATGGGATCCAAATTTACTACGCAGAATAGATGATCTTGAGTTATCCGTTCGTTCAATGAATTGCTTGAAGAACGACAACATTAAGTATGTTGGTGATTTAGTTCAAAGAACAGAAGTGGAAATGATGAAAACACCAAACTTTGGACGTAAGTCGTTGGTGGAAATCAAGAGTTTGTTGAAGTCAATGGGGCTTTCATTTGGAATGGCGCTTCGTGATTGGCCGCCTGAAGATATTGAAGCTTTAAGCTTTAAGGTAAAAAAAGAAGCGGCAAAAAAATCTATGATGCCTTATGAGATATAA
- the rpsK gene encoding 30S ribosomal protein S11, whose protein sequence is MAVAGKKNIRKKKGLVERAIVSIHSTFNNTIITIANERGDVIASSSAGACGFKGSKKSTPFAAQVASENAATKAKEYGVKTCSVQLTGPGSGREMAVRALMSAGFVLTSIRDVTPIPHNGCRAPKRRRV, encoded by the coding sequence ATGGCTGTTGCAGGAAAGAAAAACATACGAAAGAAAAAGGGATTGGTTGAGAGGGCTATTGTTTCAATTCACTCCACTTTTAATAACACAATTATCACAATTGCGAATGAAAGAGGCGATGTGATTGCCTCAAGTTCAGCAGGCGCTTGTGGATTTAAAGGGTCAAAAAAATCCACACCATTTGCTGCGCAAGTTGCATCTGAAAATGCCGCTACGAAAGCAAAAGAGTATGGCGTTAAGACATGCTCTGTTCAGTTAACTGGTCCAGGATCTGGACGAGAAATGGCAGTGAGAGCTTTGATGTCAGCTGGGTTTGTTTTGACATCTATTAGAGATGTAACACCAATTCCACACAATGGGTGTAGAGCACCTAAAAGAAGAAGAGTATAA
- the rpsM gene encoding 30S ribosomal protein S13, producing the protein MIRISGVNIPENKNIEFALRYIHGVGLSTAKQVIAKLKIDPFTKAKDLTEEQIRQIRDEIQENHLVEGELRKKVAMDIKRLVDLGCYRGVRHRKRLPVRGQRTHTNARTRRGRAIPIAGKKK; encoded by the coding sequence ATGATACGCATTAGTGGTGTCAACATTCCGGAAAACAAAAACATAGAATTTGCGTTGCGCTATATTCATGGTGTTGGTTTATCTACAGCAAAACAGGTTATAGCTAAGCTAAAGATCGATCCTTTCACAAAAGCAAAGGACTTGACAGAAGAGCAAATTAGACAGATTCGTGACGAAATTCAAGAAAATCATCTTGTAGAAGGTGAGTTGCGTAAAAAGGTTGCTATGGATATTAAGCGTCTTGTTGACTTAGGCTGTTATCGTGGCGTTCGTCATAGAAAAAGATTGCCTGTGCGTGGACAAAGAACACACACAAATGCAAGAACAAGAAGGGGAAGAGCCATCCCCATCGCTGGAAAGAAGAAGTAA
- a CDS encoding nucleoside monophosphate kinase, producing the protein MIIVFVGPPGSGKGTQSDMVKDILDVDHIATGDILRDEIQRKTPLGVKIKDIIERGDLLDNNDILSALETRITNIPDEKIVILDGFPRTIEQAKLLQEKYTGPLKVLHFHIDETRLRERLLSRYSCANCSAVYNEKTNPTKEKNKCDACGSAEFIVRKDDTEEVFEQRMKNYKEKTQPLIDFYSRNGVLYSIDADKNKDEIHKEVMRFIKENVKKGIKA; encoded by the coding sequence ATGATTATTGTTTTTGTTGGGCCTCCAGGATCTGGCAAGGGCACGCAGTCAGATATGGTCAAAGATATTTTAGATGTTGATCATATTGCTACAGGCGATATTTTGCGAGACGAAATCCAAAGAAAGACACCTCTGGGTGTTAAAATCAAGGACATCATCGAAAGAGGTGATTTGTTAGATAATAACGATATTCTTTCAGCCTTAGAAACAAGAATTACAAATATTCCTGATGAAAAAATTGTTATCTTAGACGGTTTTCCAAGAACGATCGAGCAAGCAAAATTGCTGCAAGAGAAATATACTGGTCCTTTGAAAGTTTTGCACTTTCATATAGATGAGACAAGATTGCGCGAAAGGCTTTTAAGTCGTTACAGTTGTGCTAATTGCAGTGCAGTTTACAATGAAAAAACAAATCCAACAAAAGAAAAAAATAAGTGTGACGCGTGTGGCTCCGCAGAGTTTATTGTTAGAAAAGATGACACAGAAGAAGTGTTTGAGCAGAGGATGAAAAATTATAAAGAGAAAACGCAGCCTTTAATTGATTTTTATTCGAGAAATGGAGTATTGTATAGTATCGATGCTGACAAAAATAAGGATGAAATCCATAAAGAAGTCATGCGGTTTATAAAGGAAAATGTAAAAAAGGGGATTAAAGCATGA
- the secY gene encoding preprotein translocase subunit SecY: MSLDQLLKAKDLKQRIYFTLLALIVFRIGSYIPLPGINPEVFATIIKSQSIGFAGMMDMFSGGGFSRMAIFALNLGPYISSSIVVQLVSMWYGPFQALRKEGEMGKRKLNKYTRILTVCLAVLQSYGLSVFIEKMGIASEMAPILVDPWLFKVTTVLTITGSVLFLMWLGEQITSRGIGNGTSVLIYGGIVSGFPAQLMKVFVIGRQEGSYYIVPLLLFFAAVAFAFVVFMERAQLKVPIQYPKRNVTVIGGQDQLPTHLPLKINMAGVMPPIFAQSIMSLPAMVIMQAFAASTFATYFMFLLRPGHPLNMVIFGTLIVLFSFVYTQLSFDPKETADNLKKSQAFIPGLRPGVQTEEYLRKVLYRLSAIGAVYLTGICVIPQYFLSKTSLPFYIGGTTILIIVSVTIESMSQIQSYLFSHQYKGLISRKKRKS, encoded by the coding sequence ATGAGTCTTGATCAACTTCTGAAGGCAAAAGATTTAAAGCAAAGAATTTATTTCACACTTCTGGCTTTAATCGTTTTTCGTATTGGATCTTATATCCCTCTTCCTGGAATTAACCCAGAGGTTTTTGCAACAATCATCAAAAGTCAATCCATTGGCTTTGCTGGAATGATGGATATGTTTTCAGGTGGTGGTTTCAGCAGAATGGCAATTTTTGCTTTAAACCTCGGACCTTACATTTCCTCAAGCATCGTTGTGCAACTTGTCTCTATGTGGTACGGACCCTTTCAAGCCTTAAGAAAAGAAGGTGAAATGGGAAAACGGAAGTTGAACAAGTATACAAGAATATTGACTGTATGTTTGGCTGTGCTTCAATCTTATGGATTATCTGTGTTTATTGAAAAAATGGGTATCGCATCAGAAATGGCACCAATTTTAGTTGATCCATGGTTATTTAAAGTTACAACAGTTTTAACAATTACAGGCTCTGTGTTGTTTTTAATGTGGCTAGGTGAACAAATCACCTCAAGAGGCATTGGTAATGGAACTTCGGTATTAATTTATGGTGGTATCGTTTCTGGTTTTCCTGCTCAACTTATGAAAGTTTTTGTAATTGGAAGGCAAGAGGGGTCTTATTATATCGTTCCACTTTTGTTGTTCTTTGCGGCTGTGGCATTCGCATTTGTTGTGTTTATGGAAAGAGCGCAATTGAAAGTTCCTATACAATACCCAAAGCGTAATGTGACTGTTATTGGTGGGCAAGATCAGCTACCTACGCATTTGCCGTTAAAGATTAACATGGCTGGTGTTATGCCTCCTATCTTTGCGCAGTCCATTATGTCATTGCCGGCAATGGTTATTATGCAAGCGTTTGCCGCTTCAACATTTGCGACATATTTTATGTTTTTGTTGCGTCCGGGGCATCCGTTAAATATGGTGATTTTTGGAACTTTGATTGTGTTGTTTTCTTTTGTTTATACACAGTTGAGTTTTGATCCAAAAGAAACGGCTGACAACCTTAAGAAGTCTCAAGCCTTTATCCCTGGTCTTCGCCCAGGTGTTCAAACAGAGGAATATTTGAGAAAGGTGCTATACCGTCTATCTGCCATTGGAGCGGTTTATTTAACAGGTATCTGCGTTATTCCACAGTATTTTCTTTCAAAAACCTCGTTGCCGTTTTATATAGGCGGTACAACAATTTTGATTATTGTGAGTGTGACAATTGAATCGATGTCGCAAATTCAGTCTTATCTGTTTTCACATCAATACAAGGGATTAATTTCACGAAAGAAAAGAAAATCATGA
- the rplO gene encoding 50S ribosomal protein L15, whose amino-acid sequence MLNKIRDNKSAKSERKLLGRGIGSTKGKTAGKGHKGQKARSGGGVKGFEGGQTPLYRRLPKRGFKSHSEETYTLTLEKIHLFFTNGLQLESDGEINLKLLQEQKFVPNKFKKAKVVDSKDRDGFKHKFHFDGASKGAQEKIQKAGGQFIKREYGERKEAKKEYTPKNKVAAKAPRAGASKRTKS is encoded by the coding sequence ATGCTAAACAAAATTAGAGACAATAAAAGCGCGAAAAGTGAAAGAAAACTGCTTGGTCGCGGAATAGGCTCCACAAAAGGCAAGACCGCTGGTAAAGGGCATAAGGGTCAAAAAGCTCGCTCTGGTGGAGGTGTTAAGGGGTTTGAAGGTGGTCAAACGCCTTTGTACAGAAGGCTTCCAAAGAGAGGGTTTAAAAGTCACTCTGAAGAAACATATACTTTGACATTAGAAAAGATTCATCTATTCTTTACAAACGGACTTCAATTGGAGTCAGACGGGGAAATCAATTTGAAGCTTTTGCAAGAGCAAAAATTTGTACCAAATAAATTTAAAAAAGCAAAAGTGGTAGACTCAAAAGATAGAGATGGCTTCAAACATAAATTTCATTTTGATGGAGCATCTAAAGGTGCGCAAGAAAAAATTCAGAAAGCTGGCGGACAGTTTATCAAGAGAGAATACGGTGAGCGCAAAGAAGCAAAAAAAGAATATACACCAAAGAACAAGGTAGCGGCCAAAGCACCTAGAGCGGGCGCGAGCAAAAGAACAAAATCATAA